In Pseudomonas fluorescens, one genomic interval encodes:
- the gbcA gene encoding glycine-betaine demethylase subunit GbcA yields MDVTAKISLGDPLEPARKATAQMLQERERTFSLPQPFYSDERLFDIDMQEIFQKEWLIAGMTCEIPAKGNYLTLQVGKNPIIVIRGADGVVHAFHNVCRHRGSRLCTSEKGKVAKLVCHYHQWTYELDGRLLFAGTEMGADFDMKQYGLKPVNVKTAGGYIFISLAEYPPAIDDFLSTLNHYMEPYDMENTKVAITTTLMEKANWKLVLENNRECYHCNASHPELLKTLLEWDDVTDPRADQAFKDHVAASAAAWEAEKIPYAHASFGLRNRIVRMPLLKGTVSMTLDGKQGCAKLMGRIKNPDLGSMRILHLPHSWNHCMGDHIIVFTVWPISAQETMVTTKWLVHKDAVEGVDYDVERMRQVWDATNDQDRRLAEENQRGINSTAYQPGPYSKTYEFGVVNFVDWYSERMLSNLGAEPAPYLKGVPVQG; encoded by the coding sequence ATGGACGTCACCGCAAAAATCAGCCTGGGCGATCCGCTGGAACCCGCACGCAAGGCCACCGCACAGATGCTGCAGGAGCGCGAGCGCACTTTCTCGCTGCCGCAGCCGTTCTACAGCGACGAACGCCTGTTCGATATCGACATGCAGGAGATCTTCCAGAAAGAGTGGTTGATCGCCGGCATGACTTGCGAGATCCCGGCCAAGGGCAACTACCTGACCCTGCAGGTCGGCAAGAACCCGATCATCGTCATTCGTGGCGCCGACGGTGTGGTGCATGCCTTTCATAACGTCTGCCGCCACCGTGGCTCGCGCCTGTGCACCAGCGAAAAGGGCAAGGTCGCCAAGCTGGTCTGCCACTACCACCAGTGGACCTACGAACTGGACGGACGCCTGCTGTTCGCCGGCACCGAGATGGGCGCCGACTTCGACATGAAGCAGTACGGCCTCAAACCGGTGAACGTGAAGACTGCCGGCGGCTACATCTTCATCAGCCTGGCGGAGTATCCGCCGGCCATCGATGACTTCCTGTCGACGCTGAACCACTACATGGAACCGTACGATATGGAGAACACCAAGGTGGCGATCACCACCACCTTGATGGAAAAGGCCAACTGGAAACTGGTGCTGGAAAACAACCGCGAGTGCTACCACTGCAACGCGTCGCACCCGGAACTGCTGAAAACCCTGCTGGAATGGGACGACGTCACCGACCCGCGCGCCGATCAGGCGTTCAAGGATCACGTCGCCGCCTCCGCCGCTGCCTGGGAAGCCGAGAAGATCCCTTATGCCCACGCCAGTTTCGGCCTGCGCAACCGCATCGTGCGCATGCCGCTGCTCAAGGGCACCGTATCTATGACCCTGGACGGCAAACAGGGCTGCGCCAAACTGATGGGCCGGATCAAGAACCCGGATCTCGGTTCGATGCGCATCCTGCACCTGCCGCACTCGTGGAACCACTGCATGGGCGACCACATCATCGTCTTCACCGTATGGCCGATCAGCGCCCAGGAAACCATGGTCACCACCAAATGGCTGGTGCACAAGGATGCGGTCGAAGGCGTGGATTACGACGTCGAGCGCATGCGCCAGGTGTGGGACGCGACCAACGATCAAGACCGGCGTCTGGCCGAAGAGAACCAGCGCGGGATCAACTCCACCGCTTATCAGCCGGGGCCGTACTCCAAGACTTACGAGTTTGGCGTGGTCAACTTCGTGGACTGGTACAGCGAGCGGATGCTGAGCAACCTTGGGGCGGAACCTGCGCCGTACCTCAAGGGCGTGCCGGTTCAGGGCTAA
- a CDS encoding metallophosphoesterase family protein — translation MSLVSHWEHEYDKVKLRIHGLFTRMEMAWMKLISELEPQEFQAIIKLLQRGHDQAQYVLKNGELPGDEPAVPWELSHGLSILRIGNATPLPQSPDQLATRVLQDGSLLGCRKWELLDLLWSEALLKWIENLRHHATFGTDPAVVQMERDVTLAIAGDWGTGPFDSHAPAVSVANQMQLAQADFTIHLGDVYYAGSHSQEDVDMAGWPMGSHGSFTLNSNHEMYSGAHGYFKELAKRFPGQQGTSYFALINDDWLVVGLDSAYASDAMNLYMDGTLNEPQITWMKALPKRKKIMVLSHHQGFDISGHHQTALYQPVCDALGREPDYWYWGHLHNGIVYAQQGGLHARCAGHGAIPYGNASELDGHSRVLWSETQDANDPAYPLRVLNGYAKIRLVGEDIFEEFIGEDGSVRWSSK, via the coding sequence ATGTCACTGGTCAGTCATTGGGAACACGAGTACGACAAGGTCAAACTGCGCATTCACGGCTTGTTCACGCGCATGGAAATGGCCTGGATGAAGCTCATCAGCGAGCTGGAACCGCAGGAGTTTCAGGCGATCATCAAGCTGCTGCAGCGCGGTCACGATCAGGCGCAGTACGTGCTGAAAAACGGTGAGTTGCCGGGCGACGAGCCGGCGGTGCCGTGGGAGTTGTCCCACGGGTTGTCGATCCTGCGTATCGGCAATGCCACACCGTTGCCGCAATCGCCCGATCAACTGGCAACCCGGGTGTTGCAGGACGGCAGCCTGCTCGGCTGTCGCAAGTGGGAATTGCTCGACCTGCTGTGGAGCGAAGCGCTGCTCAAGTGGATTGAAAACCTGCGCCATCACGCGACCTTCGGCACTGACCCGGCGGTGGTGCAGATGGAGCGCGACGTGACTTTGGCGATTGCCGGCGACTGGGGCACCGGCCCCTTCGACAGTCATGCGCCGGCAGTTTCAGTCGCCAACCAGATGCAACTGGCGCAAGCGGATTTCACCATCCATCTGGGCGATGTTTACTACGCCGGCAGCCATTCGCAGGAAGACGTCGACATGGCCGGTTGGCCGATGGGCAGCCACGGCTCGTTCACCCTCAACTCCAACCACGAGATGTACAGCGGCGCCCACGGCTATTTCAAGGAACTGGCCAAGCGCTTTCCGGGGCAGCAGGGCACCAGTTATTTCGCCTTGATCAACGACGACTGGCTGGTGGTCGGGCTGGATTCGGCGTATGCCTCGGACGCGATGAACCTGTACATGGACGGCACGCTCAACGAGCCGCAGATCACTTGGATGAAAGCCTTGCCCAAGCGCAAAAAGATCATGGTGCTCAGTCATCATCAGGGCTTCGATATTTCCGGACACCATCAGACCGCGCTGTATCAACCGGTATGCGATGCCCTGGGGCGCGAGCCGGACTATTGGTACTGGGGGCATCTGCACAACGGCATCGTTTACGCGCAACAGGGCGGCCTGCATGCGCGTTGCGCCGGGCACGGGGCGATTCCCTATGGCAATGCCAGCGAGCTGGACGGGCATTCGCGGGTGTTGTGGTCGGAGACGCAGGATGCCAACGACCCGGCGTATCCGCTGCGGGTGTTGAATGGCTACGCGAAAATCAGGTTGGTGGGGGAGGATATTTTTGAGGAGTTTATTGGCGAGGATGGCAGTGTGAGGTGGTCATCGAAGTGA